In one Micromonospora polyrhachis genomic region, the following are encoded:
- a CDS encoding deoxyguanosinetriphosphate triphosphohydrolase: protein MTSERDAQRRVTEVPKDTGHGRGPYQRDRARVLHSAGFRRLATKTQVHTAGTDDFLRTRLTHSLEVAQIAREMGSRLGCDPDVVDVAGLAHDLGHPPFGHNGEAALDVVAQPCGGFEGNAQTLRVLTRLEAKVLAPDGTSAGLNLTRASLDATCKYPWSREPGRRKFGVYADDAEVFAWLRRDAPDRARCLEAQVMDWADDVAYSVHDVEDGVHGGYVDLRPLLADADERAALCADVAAVYSPESAADLVEVLTDLLDDPALTPLTCYDGSHRAQVALKRTTSVLTGRFVAAAVTATQERSGTEPVRRYAADLVVPRWIRAQCALLKGIAWRYVMRRAGAERRYEQQRQLLTELVHVILAEAPATLDPVFAPLWRAAGDDSARLRVVVDQVASLTDPAAVSWHRRLAG, encoded by the coding sequence GTGACCAGCGAGCGTGACGCGCAGCGCCGGGTCACCGAAGTGCCAAAGGACACCGGGCACGGGCGCGGCCCGTACCAGCGGGACCGGGCCCGCGTGCTGCACTCGGCGGGTTTCCGCCGGTTGGCCACCAAGACCCAGGTGCACACCGCCGGCACCGACGACTTTCTGCGTACCCGGCTGACCCACTCCCTGGAGGTCGCCCAGATCGCCCGGGAGATGGGCAGCCGACTCGGCTGCGACCCGGACGTGGTCGACGTCGCCGGGCTCGCCCACGACCTCGGGCATCCACCGTTCGGGCACAACGGTGAGGCGGCGTTGGACGTGGTGGCACAGCCCTGCGGCGGCTTCGAGGGCAACGCGCAGACGCTTCGCGTACTGACCCGGTTGGAGGCCAAGGTGCTCGCCCCGGACGGTACGTCGGCCGGTCTCAACCTGACCCGGGCCTCGCTCGACGCCACCTGCAAGTATCCGTGGTCGCGCGAGCCCGGACGACGCAAGTTCGGGGTGTACGCCGACGACGCCGAGGTCTTCGCCTGGCTGCGCCGGGACGCGCCGGACCGGGCCCGTTGCCTGGAGGCGCAGGTGATGGACTGGGCTGACGACGTCGCCTATTCGGTGCACGACGTGGAGGACGGCGTGCACGGTGGCTACGTCGACCTTCGCCCGCTGCTGGCGGATGCGGACGAGCGAGCTGCACTCTGTGCCGACGTGGCGGCGGTCTATTCTCCCGAGTCCGCCGCCGATCTGGTCGAGGTGCTGACCGACCTGCTCGACGATCCGGCGTTGACTCCGCTGACCTGCTACGACGGTAGCCATCGGGCGCAGGTGGCGTTGAAACGTACGACGAGTGTCCTGACCGGACGGTTCGTGGCGGCGGCGGTGACCGCGACCCAGGAGCGTTCCGGCACTGAGCCGGTCCGTCGGTACGCCGCCGACCTGGTGGTGCCCCGGTGGATCCGGGCGCAGTGCGCCCTGCTCAAGGGGATCGCGTGGCGCTATGTGATGCGCCGGGCCGGTGCGGAGCGGCGGTACGAACAGCAGCGGCAGCTGCTCACCGAACTGGTGCACGTGATCCTGGCGGAGGCTCCGGCTACCCTCGATCCGGTCTTCGCACCACTGTGGCGGGCGGCCGGGGACGACTCCGCCCGGCTGCGCGTGGTGGTCGACCAGGTGGCCTCGTTGACCGATCCGGCGGCTGTGTCCTGGCACCGGCGACTGGCTGGTTGA
- the yut gene encoding urea transporter yields MADITASWKRLADRSPIVEFVDACLRGTSQVMLQNNPVTGLVILIAIAVGAFDSGHPRLLGGAVVGVAVGTATAILLRADRDSLRSGLYGFSPLLTGIGVLLFLRGSAMVWLYVVFGAAATTLVTFALSNVMKTWGAPAFTFPFVLTTWALLMGAYQLVRLHVKTSTPPGLPGHGGAEAAYLSGDTPLGMLEGVAQVYLIGSWISGVIMLVGLAINSLRVALFAVIGTVVAALIAIWFRAGATDVETGLWSFNAVLTAIALGAVLFKPSVPAVIYALFGIVATVFIQAMLATVLAPYGIPTLTAPFVFATWLFVIAKENFTPIPQHKSYRGGLMAPLKPDVGSNR; encoded by the coding sequence ATGGCCGACATCACCGCATCGTGGAAGCGGCTCGCCGACCGCAGCCCCATCGTCGAGTTCGTCGACGCGTGCCTGCGCGGCACGTCGCAGGTGATGCTGCAGAACAACCCGGTCACCGGCCTGGTGATCCTGATCGCCATCGCCGTCGGGGCGTTCGACAGTGGTCACCCCCGCCTGCTCGGTGGTGCGGTCGTCGGGGTGGCCGTCGGCACCGCGACCGCCATCCTGCTGCGCGCCGACCGGGACTCGCTGCGCTCCGGCCTGTACGGCTTCAGCCCACTGCTGACCGGGATCGGGGTGCTTCTCTTCCTCCGGGGCAGCGCAATGGTCTGGCTGTACGTGGTGTTCGGCGCGGCGGCCACCACGTTGGTGACGTTCGCGCTCAGCAACGTCATGAAGACCTGGGGGGCACCGGCGTTCACCTTCCCGTTCGTGCTGACCACCTGGGCACTGCTGATGGGGGCGTACCAGCTTGTCCGGCTGCATGTGAAGACATCGACCCCACCCGGGCTGCCCGGGCACGGCGGGGCGGAAGCGGCCTACCTCAGCGGCGACACCCCGCTCGGCATGCTGGAGGGTGTCGCCCAGGTCTATCTCATCGGCAGTTGGATCAGTGGAGTGATCATGCTGGTCGGGCTGGCGATCAACTCCCTGCGGGTGGCGCTGTTCGCGGTCATCGGCACCGTGGTCGCCGCGTTGATCGCGATCTGGTTCAGGGCCGGTGCCACGGACGTGGAGACCGGGCTGTGGAGTTTCAACGCGGTACTGACCGCCATCGCCCTGGGGGCGGTGCTGTTCAAGCCCTCCGTGCCGGCGGTGATCTACGCGTTGTTCGGCATCGTGGCCACCGTCTTCATCCAGGCCATGCTCGCCACCGTGCTGGCCCCGTACGGCATTCCGACGCTGACCGCGCCATTCGTCTTCGCCACCTGGCTGTTCGTCATCGCGAAGGAGAACTTCACCCCGATCCCGCAACACAAGTCCTATCGCGGCGGGCTGATGGCACCGCTCAAACCAGACGTCGGATCCAACCGTTGA
- a CDS encoding urease subunit beta codes for MAEPKQHPGPNHKHLRPIGGYVLSDEPLELNAGRPTQQIEVHNTGDRPIQVGSHYHFYETNRNLEFDREATFGWRLDIPATTSIRFEPGDKKTVQLVPFGGRQRVYGFNGLVNGWTGPGPIPGYQPDRSEAIHQAELRGFKSSSGKSGGGKSGSGQSGGQGNDKGKGKNQ; via the coding sequence ATGGCGGAGCCCAAGCAGCACCCCGGACCCAACCACAAGCATCTGCGGCCGATCGGCGGATACGTCCTGTCCGACGAGCCGTTGGAGCTGAACGCGGGACGGCCCACCCAGCAGATCGAGGTCCACAACACCGGTGACCGGCCGATCCAGGTGGGCTCCCATTACCACTTCTATGAGACCAACCGTAATCTCGAATTCGACCGGGAGGCCACCTTCGGCTGGCGGTTGGACATTCCCGCGACCACTTCCATCAGGTTCGAGCCGGGCGACAAGAAGACGGTCCAACTCGTGCCGTTCGGCGGCCGCCAGCGGGTGTACGGATTCAACGGACTGGTCAATGGTTGGACCGGCCCGGGACCAATTCCGGGATATCAGCCGGACCGGTCGGAGGCGATTCATCAGGCCGAACTTCGTGGCTTCAAGTCGAGTTCCGGCAAGTCAGGCGGCGGCAAGTCGGGCAGCGGTCAAAGTGGCGGCCAAGGCAATGACAAAGGCAAGGGCAAGAACCAGTAG
- a CDS encoding urease subunit alpha, protein MSQISRQEYAGMYGPTTGDKIRLADTELYIEIEKDLRVLGDEVMYGGGKTLRDGMGVDNQTKNSGGVLDLVITNVTVLDATIGVVKADVGVKDGKIVGIGKAGNPNTMDGVTPGLVTGVGTDAISGEHLILTAAGIDPHVHMVCPQQAYAALSNGVTTLWGGGTGPSDSSNGVTITPGPWNIHALMRGLEGLPINVGILAKGNSSGWGPLMEQLEAGAASFKVHEDWGSPPEAIRAALTVAEMYDVQVSVHTDTLNESGYIEDSIAAFEGRTIHTFHTEGAGGGHAPDIIKVAGQPNVLPSSTTPTVPYGINSQSELYDMIMVCHNFNPKVPSDVAFVESRIRPETIAAEDVLLDEGIISMMSSDSQAMGRVGETWLRTIQLAGQMKRVRGKLAEDSPDNDNFRVLRYVAKMTINPAITQGISHVLGSIAPGKMADLVLWEPPFFGVKPKMVIKNGQILWSIMGDPNASLPTPQPVYYRPMYGTLGSALTQNCITFVSQAGYENGIAEKLGLQRQIIPVYGTRGLTKRDMIRNDKLPKLEVDPETFAVKVDGKHATVPPAQNLPMSQLYFFS, encoded by the coding sequence ATGAGCCAGATCTCCCGGCAGGAATATGCCGGAATGTATGGCCCGACCACCGGTGACAAGATCCGGCTGGCCGACACCGAGCTCTACATCGAAATCGAGAAGGACCTGCGGGTCCTGGGCGACGAGGTCATGTACGGCGGTGGCAAGACGCTCCGGGACGGTATGGGGGTCGACAACCAGACCAAGAACTCGGGCGGTGTGCTGGATCTCGTCATTACCAACGTGACGGTCCTCGACGCGACGATCGGCGTGGTCAAGGCCGACGTCGGGGTCAAGGACGGCAAGATCGTCGGCATCGGCAAGGCCGGTAACCCGAACACCATGGACGGGGTCACGCCGGGGCTGGTGACCGGTGTCGGCACCGACGCCATCTCCGGTGAGCACCTCATCCTGACCGCGGCCGGTATCGACCCGCACGTGCACATGGTCTGCCCGCAACAGGCGTACGCGGCGCTCAGCAACGGCGTGACCACCCTGTGGGGCGGTGGCACCGGGCCGAGTGACAGCTCCAACGGTGTGACCATCACCCCGGGCCCGTGGAACATCCACGCGTTGATGCGCGGCCTCGAAGGGCTGCCGATCAACGTCGGCATCCTGGCCAAGGGCAACAGCTCCGGGTGGGGACCGCTGATGGAGCAGTTGGAGGCGGGCGCGGCCAGCTTCAAGGTGCACGAGGACTGGGGCTCGCCACCGGAGGCGATCCGGGCCGCCCTCACCGTGGCGGAGATGTACGACGTGCAGGTCAGCGTCCACACCGACACGCTGAACGAAAGCGGCTACATCGAGGACAGCATCGCCGCCTTCGAGGGGCGGACCATCCACACCTTCCACACCGAGGGAGCCGGCGGCGGCCACGCGCCGGACATCATCAAGGTCGCCGGCCAGCCCAACGTCCTGCCCAGCTCCACCACGCCGACCGTGCCGTACGGCATCAACAGCCAGTCCGAGCTGTACGACATGATCATGGTCTGCCACAACTTCAACCCGAAGGTCCCCTCGGACGTGGCGTTCGTCGAGAGCCGGATCCGGCCGGAGACCATCGCCGCCGAGGACGTACTGCTGGACGAGGGCATCATCTCGATGATGTCCAGCGACTCCCAGGCCATGGGGCGGGTGGGGGAGACCTGGCTGCGGACCATCCAGCTGGCCGGCCAGATGAAGCGGGTCCGGGGCAAGCTGGCCGAGGACTCACCGGACAACGACAACTTCCGGGTGCTGCGCTACGTCGCCAAGATGACCATCAACCCGGCCATCACCCAGGGCATCTCACACGTACTCGGGTCGATCGCCCCGGGCAAGATGGCCGACCTGGTGCTGTGGGAGCCGCCCTTCTTCGGGGTCAAGCCCAAGATGGTCATCAAGAACGGCCAGATCCTCTGGTCCATCATGGGCGACCCGAACGCCTCCCTGCCCACCCCGCAGCCGGTCTACTACCGGCCCATGTACGGGACGCTCGGCTCGGCGCTCACCCAGAACTGCATCACCTTCGTCTCACAGGCCGGCTACGAGAACGGGATCGCCGAGAAGCTCGGCCTGCAACGCCAGATCATCCCGGTGTACGGCACCCGGGGGCTGACCAAGCGGGACATGATCCGCAACGACAAGCTGCCGAAGCTGGAGGTCGACCCGGAGACCTTCGCGGTCAAGGTCGACGGCAAACACGCCACCGTGCCGCCGGCCCAGAACCTGCCGATGAGCCAGCTCTACTTCTTCAGCTGA
- a CDS encoding urease accessory protein UreD, with amino-acid sequence MITLDPDLPVLDIAPELAPYHDEPAQLPSGAPGKVGVLRMRFEQRDERTVLADLYRQAPLLVQRALYWDEAMPEMACVFMLTTSGGVLQGDRFRIDLALGEGARVHLTSQSAMKIQEMDANYASQLQDITLADGAYLEYLPEQTIPYRHSRFITYTRVRLPETATMLYAEILAPGRKYHRDGEIFQYDLFSSTLRAARPDGPDLFVEKFLVEPERFGVDRVGVMDQFHVFANVVLLTAPDCANRVYAQTTPTWAEDVPLAAGVSRLPNDAGLIYKVLGTETEPVRAKVREFCALARQEAVGRPFAPAFSWR; translated from the coding sequence ATGATCACGCTGGACCCGGACCTGCCTGTCCTGGACATCGCACCGGAACTGGCGCCGTACCACGACGAGCCGGCCCAACTGCCCAGCGGTGCCCCCGGCAAGGTGGGCGTGCTGCGGATGCGGTTCGAGCAGCGGGACGAACGGACGGTGCTCGCCGACCTCTACCGGCAGGCACCGCTGCTGGTGCAGCGGGCGCTCTACTGGGACGAGGCGATGCCGGAGATGGCCTGCGTCTTCATGCTTACCACCTCCGGCGGGGTGCTCCAGGGCGATCGGTTCCGGATCGACCTCGCGCTGGGCGAGGGGGCGCGGGTCCATCTGACCAGTCAGTCCGCCATGAAGATCCAGGAAATGGACGCGAACTACGCGTCCCAACTCCAGGACATCACCCTCGCCGACGGCGCCTACCTGGAATACCTGCCGGAGCAGACCATTCCCTACCGGCACAGCCGGTTCATCACGTACACCCGGGTTCGGCTGCCGGAGACGGCGACCATGCTCTACGCGGAGATCCTCGCCCCAGGGCGCAAGTACCACCGGGATGGGGAGATCTTCCAGTACGACCTCTTCTCCTCCACCCTGCGGGCGGCCCGACCGGACGGCCCGGACCTGTTCGTCGAGAAGTTCCTGGTCGAACCGGAGCGGTTCGGAGTGGACCGGGTGGGCGTGATGGACCAGTTCCACGTCTTCGCCAACGTCGTTCTGTTGACCGCTCCGGACTGCGCCAACCGGGTCTACGCCCAGACGACGCCGACGTGGGCGGAGGACGTACCGCTGGCGGCCGGCGTCAGCCGGCTACCCAACGACGCGGGACTGATCTACAAGGTGCTCGGTACGGAGACCGAACCGGTCCGAGCGAAGGTACGCGAGTTCTGCGCGCTGGCCCGCCAGGAAGCGGTGGGTCGACCCTTCGCGCCCGCCTTCAGTTGGCGTTGA
- the ureE gene encoding urease accessory protein UreE (involved in the assembly of the urease metallocenter; possible nickel donor) has product MLVESVVGNAHEPDWEVRLKAAQVDSLMLDQWEAQKNRLRKQTRDGTEVAISLGRGTRLRDGDILSWDEPTTTAIVARIELGEVMVVDLGGLDGQPTELAIRSAVELGHAIGNQHWPAVVKGGSMYVPLTVDRKVMDSVMRTHAFVGITHEFVAGTEVIAYLAPHEARRLFGGADATPHTHLPSASAN; this is encoded by the coding sequence ATGCTCGTGGAATCGGTGGTCGGTAACGCCCACGAACCCGACTGGGAGGTGCGGCTCAAGGCCGCCCAGGTGGACAGCCTGATGCTCGACCAGTGGGAGGCGCAGAAGAACCGGCTACGCAAACAGACCCGGGACGGCACCGAGGTGGCGATCTCCCTCGGGCGGGGCACCCGCCTGCGGGACGGGGACATCCTGTCCTGGGACGAGCCGACCACTACCGCGATCGTCGCCCGGATCGAACTCGGCGAGGTGATGGTGGTCGACCTCGGCGGACTCGACGGGCAACCCACCGAGCTGGCGATCCGCTCGGCGGTGGAACTCGGTCACGCCATCGGCAACCAGCACTGGCCGGCGGTGGTCAAGGGGGGCAGCATGTACGTCCCGCTCACCGTCGACCGCAAGGTCATGGACTCGGTCATGCGTACCCACGCCTTCGTCGGGATCACGCACGAGTTCGTAGCCGGTACCGAGGTGATCGCGTACCTCGCGCCGCACGAGGCCCGTCGCCTCTTCGGGGGCGCCGACGCCACCCCGCACACCCACCTGCCGTCCGCCAGCGCCAACTGA
- a CDS encoding VOC family protein, protein MGSLWESLVVDAQDPARLARWWAEALDYQVTYETPDEVTICRSTDGTPSLTFVRVTEAKGSAKNRLHIDLRPIDQEAEIERLVNMGARHVNIGQSEDDPWTVLADPEGNEFCVLRQRG, encoded by the coding sequence ATGGGCAGCTTGTGGGAGAGTCTGGTTGTCGACGCCCAGGATCCCGCGCGACTGGCGCGTTGGTGGGCCGAGGCGCTCGACTACCAGGTCACCTACGAGACGCCCGACGAGGTGACGATCTGCCGTTCCACCGACGGGACGCCCAGCCTGACCTTTGTCCGGGTCACCGAGGCCAAGGGAAGCGCGAAGAACCGACTGCACATCGACCTACGCCCGATCGACCAGGAGGCCGAGATCGAACGGCTGGTCAACATGGGCGCCCGGCATGTCAACATCGGACAGTCCGAGGACGACCCGTGGACCGTGCTCGCCGACCCGGAGGGCAACGAGTTCTGCGTGCTGCGGCAGCGCGGATAG
- a CDS encoding urease accessory protein UreF — protein sequence MSTTLRTLQFGDSMFPVGAFAFSNGLEMAIQHGVVGDRASLHEFVRTTTRQAASGDGIALLAGHRSTVAGDLDGIRRADEAVHLRKLNEETRTMTVRMGRKLAEAATHIVGDSLLEKRFRDAASDGVPVTYPVALGVLFATLGLTEEDAFAAHQYGAAVMVLSAAIRLMRVDHLDTQAILFAVNDTAAAEYRRVAGAELSEMATFAPVVDVLAAAHVHAHVRMFMN from the coding sequence ATGTCGACGACCCTACGGACCCTCCAGTTCGGTGACTCGATGTTTCCGGTCGGCGCCTTCGCCTTCTCCAACGGGCTGGAGATGGCGATCCAACACGGCGTCGTCGGGGACCGGGCGAGCCTGCACGAGTTCGTCCGGACCACCACCCGCCAGGCGGCCAGCGGCGACGGGATCGCCCTGCTCGCCGGGCATCGGTCCACCGTCGCCGGCGACCTGGACGGGATCCGTCGGGCCGACGAGGCAGTGCACCTGCGCAAGCTCAACGAGGAGACCCGGACGATGACCGTACGGATGGGGCGCAAGCTCGCCGAGGCGGCCACGCACATCGTCGGCGACTCCCTGCTGGAGAAGCGGTTCCGGGATGCCGCCTCGGATGGTGTTCCGGTCACCTATCCGGTGGCGCTCGGCGTGCTCTTCGCCACCCTCGGCCTGACCGAGGAGGATGCCTTCGCCGCCCACCAGTACGGCGCGGCGGTGATGGTGCTCAGTGCCGCGATCCGCCTGATGCGGGTCGACCACCTCGACACCCAGGCGATCCTGTTCGCCGTCAACGACACGGCCGCCGCCGAGTACCGACGGGTGGCCGGGGCGGAACTGTCGGAAATGGCCACCTTCGCGCCGGTGGTCGACGTGCTGGCAGCGGCCCACGTACACGCGCATGTCCGGATGTTCATGAACTGA
- a CDS encoding urease subunit gamma gives MHLTPREFDKLTILSLAQIANARRDKGIKLNHPESVAVIAAAALEGAREGKTVEEVMHDAAHVLTKTDVMEGVAEMLPMVQVEAVFTDGSRLVTIHSPVQ, from the coding sequence GTGCATCTTACCCCGAGAGAGTTTGACAAGCTCACCATTCTTTCGCTGGCGCAGATCGCGAATGCGCGTCGGGACAAGGGGATAAAACTGAACCATCCGGAGTCGGTTGCGGTCATTGCTGCTGCCGCACTGGAGGGCGCGCGCGAGGGCAAAACCGTCGAGGAAGTGATGCACGACGCGGCGCACGTCCTGACCAAGACGGACGTGATGGAGGGTGTCGCCGAAATGCTGCCCATGGTCCAGGTCGAGGCGGTCTTCACCGACGGCAGCCGACTGGTGACCATCCATTCGCCCGTCCAGTAG
- the ureG gene encoding urease accessory protein UreG: protein MKTVSRIGVGGPVGSGKTAIIEAVVPRLVENGLRVLVVTNDVVTTEDAQHVRRALTGVLVEERIVGVETGACPHTAVREDPSMNLAAVEDMEAKFPDSDLVLIESGGDNLTLTFSPALVDYFIYVIDVAAGDKIPRKNGPGISKSDILVINKTDLAPYVDADLSVMARDAELMRRGKPFVFTNCKTGEGIDELIALVRRNALFDVEIPVGVEVPVGVEVPA from the coding sequence ATGAAGACAGTGAGTCGGATCGGCGTCGGGGGCCCGGTCGGCAGTGGTAAGACCGCGATCATCGAGGCGGTGGTGCCCCGGCTGGTCGAGAACGGCCTGCGGGTGCTGGTGGTCACCAACGACGTGGTCACCACCGAGGATGCCCAGCACGTGCGCCGGGCGTTGACCGGGGTGCTGGTGGAGGAGCGGATCGTCGGGGTCGAGACCGGTGCCTGCCCGCACACGGCGGTCCGCGAGGACCCGAGCATGAACCTGGCCGCCGTGGAGGACATGGAGGCCAAGTTTCCGGACAGCGACCTGGTCCTCATCGAGAGCGGCGGCGACAACCTGACGCTGACCTTCAGCCCGGCCCTGGTCGACTACTTCATCTACGTGATCGACGTGGCGGCCGGCGACAAGATTCCGCGCAAGAACGGGCCGGGGATCTCGAAGTCGGACATCCTGGTCATCAACAAGACCGACCTCGCCCCGTACGTCGACGCGGACCTGTCCGTGATGGCGCGTGACGCCGAACTGATGCGCCGGGGCAAGCCCTTCGTCTTCACCAACTGCAAGACCGGCGAGGGGATCGACGAACTCATCGCCCTGGTCCGGCGCAACGCGTTGTTCGACGTGGAAATCCCCGTAGGCGTGGAAGTCCCGGTCGGCGTGGAAGTCCCGGCATGA
- a CDS encoding M4 family metallopeptidase, whose protein sequence is MKRSIAAASAVLLTSSLLAGVTSTAQAAPPASTADSSAVGRANEVLRVNPGAVQAAAGESYSAHSSKVDPNGTAHVRYTRTYQGLRVYGGDFVVHTAPNGSYAGTSVSLAAPLTLGTTAKVGKADAVKTAKAHFSGKITSVDESELIVDASSGYGRLAWETVVNGWAPDGQTPSKLHVISDATTGAYRGSFDEIHAVAGTGNSIFSGTVTIDTTQSGSTYQMIDPVRGNGSTCDMNNGTSTCTTFTDPDNTWGNGTNSNRQSAGVDAHYGAAKTYDYFKNVHARNGIFGNGAGVPSRVHYGNNYVNAFWDGSRMTYGDGSGNANPLVAIDVAGHEMSHGVTENVVPGGLTYSGESGGLNEATSDIFGSMVEFYANNTSDPGDYLIGEKIDINGDGTPLRYMHNPTLDGSSHGCWSTSTKNVDVHYSSGVANHFFFNLAEGTGNTQWGTSPICGSAPGVTGIGRSKAEKIWFRALDVYFTSNTSYVNTSNPANTARAYTLRAATDLYGTCGTEYKAVQAAWTAVNVAGNDSPCSTGPDFSVSLSPTSGTVNPGSSVSTTVATATTSGAAQTVTFTASGLPTGATATFNPSSVTSGASSTLTIATTASTPAGTYTVTVTGTGTSATRTSTYTLTVSGPGGGCPSPGQKLGNPGFETGTSPWTGTTAAIGSFTQQPAHGGTRVAWLGGNGRTSTETLSQSVTLPAGCTTYNLNFWLHIDTTETTSSIAYDTFRVQVLNSAGTVLGTLATYSNLNKATGYSQKTFSLNSYAGQTITLRFTATEDVSLQTSFVVDDTNLTVS, encoded by the coding sequence GTGAAGAGATCCATCGCTGCGGCCAGCGCCGTGCTGCTCACCAGCAGCCTGCTGGCCGGCGTCACATCCACTGCACAGGCGGCACCACCCGCGTCAACGGCGGACTCGTCCGCGGTCGGCCGGGCCAACGAGGTACTCCGGGTGAACCCCGGTGCCGTCCAGGCCGCCGCCGGTGAGTCGTACTCGGCGCACAGCTCCAAGGTCGACCCGAACGGCACGGCGCACGTCCGGTACACCCGCACCTACCAGGGACTGCGGGTCTACGGCGGCGACTTCGTCGTGCACACCGCCCCCAACGGCAGCTACGCCGGCACCTCGGTCAGCCTGGCCGCCCCGCTGACGCTGGGCACCACCGCCAAGGTGGGCAAGGCCGACGCGGTGAAGACCGCCAAGGCGCACTTCTCCGGCAAGATCACCTCGGTCGACGAGTCCGAGCTGATCGTCGACGCCAGTTCCGGCTACGGCCGCCTGGCCTGGGAAACCGTCGTCAACGGCTGGGCCCCGGACGGTCAGACCCCGTCGAAGCTGCACGTCATCAGCGATGCGACCACCGGTGCGTACCGGGGCTCCTTCGACGAGATCCACGCCGTCGCCGGCACCGGTAACAGCATCTTCTCCGGCACGGTCACGATCGACACCACGCAGTCCGGCTCGACCTACCAGATGATCGACCCGGTTCGCGGCAACGGCTCCACCTGCGACATGAACAACGGCACCTCGACGTGCACCACGTTCACCGACCCGGACAACACCTGGGGCAACGGGACCAACTCCAACCGGCAGTCGGCGGGGGTCGACGCGCACTACGGCGCGGCCAAGACCTACGACTACTTCAAGAACGTGCACGCCCGTAACGGCATCTTCGGAAACGGCGCGGGTGTGCCGAGCCGGGTGCACTACGGCAACAACTACGTCAACGCCTTCTGGGACGGCTCCCGGATGACCTACGGCGACGGCTCGGGCAACGCCAACCCGTTGGTCGCCATCGACGTGGCCGGCCACGAGATGAGCCACGGCGTCACCGAGAACGTCGTGCCGGGTGGCCTGACCTACTCCGGCGAGTCGGGCGGTCTCAACGAGGCGACCAGTGACATCTTCGGCTCGATGGTCGAGTTCTACGCCAACAACACCTCCGACCCCGGTGACTACCTGATCGGCGAGAAGATCGACATCAACGGCGACGGCACGCCGCTGCGCTACATGCACAACCCGACGTTGGACGGCAGCTCACACGGCTGCTGGTCGACCAGCACCAAGAACGTCGACGTGCACTACTCCTCGGGTGTGGCCAACCACTTCTTCTTCAACCTCGCCGAGGGCACCGGTAACACCCAGTGGGGCACCTCGCCGATCTGCGGATCCGCACCGGGCGTCACCGGCATCGGCCGGAGCAAGGCCGAGAAGATCTGGTTCCGCGCGCTCGACGTGTACTTCACCTCCAACACGTCGTACGTCAACACCAGCAACCCGGCCAACACCGCCCGGGCGTACACGCTGCGGGCCGCGACCGACCTGTACGGCACCTGCGGCACCGAGTACAAGGCGGTGCAGGCTGCCTGGACCGCGGTCAACGTGGCAGGCAACGACTCGCCCTGCTCGACGGGGCCCGACTTCTCCGTCTCGCTGTCGCCGACCTCCGGCACGGTCAACCCCGGTAGCTCCGTCTCCACCACCGTCGCCACCGCCACCACCAGCGGCGCCGCCCAGACCGTCACCTTCACCGCCAGCGGCCTGCCCACCGGCGCCACCGCCACCTTCAACCCCTCATCGGTGACCTCCGGCGCCTCCTCGACGCTGACCATCGCCACCACCGCCAGCACCCCCGCCGGCACCTACACCGTCACCGTCACCGGCACCGGCACCTCCGCCACCCGCACCTCCACCTACACCCTCACTGTCAGCGGACCCGGTGGTGGCTGCCCCAGCCCCGGCCAGAAACTCGGTAACCCCGGCTTCGAGACCGGCACCAGCCCCTGGACCGGCACCACCGCCGCCATCGGCTCCTTCACCCAGCAGCCCGCCCACGGCGGCACCCGCGTCGCCTGGCTCGGCGGCAACGGACGCACCAGCACCGAAACCCTCTCCCAGAGCGTCACCCTGCCCGCCGGCTGCACCACCTACAACCTGAACTTCTGGCTCCACATCGACACCACCGAAACCACCAGCAGCATCGCCTACGACACCTTCCGGGTCCAGGTCCTCAACTCCGCCGGCACCGTCCTGGGCACCCTGGCCACCTACTCCAACCTCAACAAGGCCACCGGCTACAGCCAGAAGACCTTCTCCCTCAACAGCTACGCCGGCCAGACCATCACCCTCCGATTCACCGCCACCGAAGACGTCTCCCTACAGACCTCCTTCGTCGTCGACGACACCAACCTCACCGTCTCCTGA